ACGTAGCAGTCGACGGTAAAGTATGCTAGAGACAGGTTTTTAACTGTAGGAATTCGGTACTCTCTAGATGTCGACCAAGGGGTGTTAAGGTTGCGGAGAGCTAAAAGTATAATGGTCGCCACGGCCTCCATGTTGGGAGCGGTCTCCGGTCTACTTTCGCTAATGAAAGTGTCGATACCCTTTCCGATACTACCCTATCTCAAGATAGACTTCGCAGAGATACCTGACTTCCTAGCGCTCATGGTTTTAGGGCCGGTCGGAGGGGGGTTAACGGCCACCGTACACTTCGCGGTTATCCTAGCTAGGTCTGGAAACCTCTTCAGCGCCTCTATGAAGTATATAGCCGTACTATCGACGATGGTGGGCTTCATAGTCGCTAGGCCGCTCGTCGAAAAAATGAGGTTTAAGGGCAACCCCAAGAACATATTCATAGCTGGCTTAAGTCTAGCCTCCTTATCTAGGATAGCTGTGATGACGGTCTTAAACCTACTAATGTTCACGATACTCTTTCCAAACTACCTCATATTCGCTAAGAAGACGCTTGAAGCCTTCGGCCTAGAGATAACGTCAGACCTCGAGGCGCTTTACTACGCT
Above is a genomic segment from Candidatus Bathyarchaeota archaeon containing:
- a CDS encoding ECF transporter S component, which encodes MRRAKSIMVATASMLGAVSGLLSLMKVSIPFPILPYLKIDFAEIPDFLALMVLGPVGGGLTATVHFAVILARSGNLFSASMKYIAVLSTMVGFIVARPLVEKMRFKGNPKNIFIAGLSLASLSRIAVMTVLNLLMFTILFPNYLIFAKKTLEAFGLEITSDLEALYYALAFTGLYNLINTVVAVVPALLILKALKTFLEKSYKQPVWIYSEPKKQGRS